A single Anas acuta chromosome 19, bAnaAcu1.1, whole genome shotgun sequence DNA region contains:
- the RNFT1 gene encoding E3 ubiquitin-protein ligase RNFT1 isoform X2, with protein MQANCSHLHNIQGSGDDPSPSQSTHAARSSGESSCHHSGDVRIQLSTAAGEGRENASSRPLRPGSQSRSHGHAHNEAGGLDDSAPDSEEHSGSSLSELRYLLQWLHKSISLGIGLLTTYMYANKSIVNQVFLRERCSKVQCAWLLVYLTGSSLLLYYTFHSQSLYYSLIFLNPTVDFKNFWEVLWIVGVTDFILKFLFMGFKCFILLVPSFMMSFKSKGYWYMLLEELCQYYRMFVPIPVWFRFLIGYGEPDSVLGWTPGILLGLVYLILKLLSFFGQLRNFKQVLRIFCTRPHYGVMASKRQCSESDDICPICQAEFQKPILLICQHTFCEECISLWFNREKTCPLCRTVISDHVNKWKDGATSMHLQIF; from the exons atGCAAGCAAACTGCAGTCATCTCCACAACATCCAAGGGAGTGGTGATGACCCTTCACCTTCTCAAAGCACCCATGCAGCGAGGTCATCAGGAGAGAGCTCGTGCCATCATAGCGGAGATGTTCGCATTCAGCtaagcactgctgcaggagaaggcagagaaaatgcGAGTTCTCGGCCTTTGAGGCCAGGTTCCCAAAGTCGCTCACATGGACATGCCCACAATGAAGCAGGGGGGCTTGATGACTCCGCTCCAGACTCAGAGGAACACAGTGGCAGCTCCCTCTCAGAGCTCAGATACCTCCTCCAGTGGCTGCACAAAA GCATTTCTCTTGGAATTGGGCTGCTAACAACTTATATGTatgcaaacaaaagcatagTAAATCAGGTTTTTCTAAGA GAACGGTGCTCCAAGGTGCAATGTGCTTGGTTACTAGTATACTTAACTGGATCATCTCTCCTCTTGTATTACACCTTTCATTCTCAGTCACTGTATTACAG cttaaTCTTTTTAAACCCTACTGTGGATTTTAAGAACTTCTGGGAGGTGCTTTGGATTGTGGGAGTCACAGACTTCATTCTGAAATTCCTCTTCATGGGCTTCAAGTGCTTTATTCTCTTGGTGCCTTCTTTTATGATGTCCTTTAAATCCAAG GGCTACTGGTACATGCTGTTAGAAGAACTCTGCCAGTATTACCGTATGTTTGTCCCCATACCAGTTTGGTTCCGTTTTCTTATTGGCTATGGGGAGCCTGACAGTGTGCTAGGCTGGACCCCTGGGATATTGCTGGGCCTCGTCTACCTCATCCTAAAG CTTTTGAGTTTTTTTGGACAATTGAGAAACTTCAAACAGGTTTTACGGATATTTTGTACACGACCA CACTATGGGGTGATGGCTAGCAAGAGACAGTGTTCTGAATCAGATGATATTTGTCCTATCTGTCAAGCTGAATTTCAGAAGCCTATTCTGCTTATCTGTCAG CACACATTTTGTGAAGAATGCATCTCTTTATGGTTTAATAGAGAAAAAACGTGTCCACTCTGCAGAACTGTTATTTCAGACCATGTTAACAAGTGGAAGGATGGAGCTACATCTATGCATCTACAGATTTTCTAA
- the RNFT1 gene encoding E3 ubiquitin-protein ligase RNFT1 isoform X1, with protein MQANCSHLHNIQGSGDDPSPSQSTHAARSSGESSCHHSGDVRIQLSTAAGEGRENASSRPLRPGSQSRSHGHAHNEAGGLDDSAPDSEEHSGSSLSELRYLLQWLHKSLPYILILCVKLIMQHIIGISLGIGLLTTYMYANKSIVNQVFLRERCSKVQCAWLLVYLTGSSLLLYYTFHSQSLYYSLIFLNPTVDFKNFWEVLWIVGVTDFILKFLFMGFKCFILLVPSFMMSFKSKGYWYMLLEELCQYYRMFVPIPVWFRFLIGYGEPDSVLGWTPGILLGLVYLILKLLSFFGQLRNFKQVLRIFCTRPHYGVMASKRQCSESDDICPICQAEFQKPILLICQHTFCEECISLWFNREKTCPLCRTVISDHVNKWKDGATSMHLQIF; from the exons atGCAAGCAAACTGCAGTCATCTCCACAACATCCAAGGGAGTGGTGATGACCCTTCACCTTCTCAAAGCACCCATGCAGCGAGGTCATCAGGAGAGAGCTCGTGCCATCATAGCGGAGATGTTCGCATTCAGCtaagcactgctgcaggagaaggcagagaaaatgcGAGTTCTCGGCCTTTGAGGCCAGGTTCCCAAAGTCGCTCACATGGACATGCCCACAATGAAGCAGGGGGGCTTGATGACTCCGCTCCAGACTCAGAGGAACACAGTGGCAGCTCCCTCTCAGAGCTCAGATACCTCCTCCAGTGGCTGCACAAAAGTCTGCCGTATATCTTGATTCTGTGTGTCAAATTGATCATGCAGCATATAATTG GCATTTCTCTTGGAATTGGGCTGCTAACAACTTATATGTatgcaaacaaaagcatagTAAATCAGGTTTTTCTAAGA GAACGGTGCTCCAAGGTGCAATGTGCTTGGTTACTAGTATACTTAACTGGATCATCTCTCCTCTTGTATTACACCTTTCATTCTCAGTCACTGTATTACAG cttaaTCTTTTTAAACCCTACTGTGGATTTTAAGAACTTCTGGGAGGTGCTTTGGATTGTGGGAGTCACAGACTTCATTCTGAAATTCCTCTTCATGGGCTTCAAGTGCTTTATTCTCTTGGTGCCTTCTTTTATGATGTCCTTTAAATCCAAG GGCTACTGGTACATGCTGTTAGAAGAACTCTGCCAGTATTACCGTATGTTTGTCCCCATACCAGTTTGGTTCCGTTTTCTTATTGGCTATGGGGAGCCTGACAGTGTGCTAGGCTGGACCCCTGGGATATTGCTGGGCCTCGTCTACCTCATCCTAAAG CTTTTGAGTTTTTTTGGACAATTGAGAAACTTCAAACAGGTTTTACGGATATTTTGTACACGACCA CACTATGGGGTGATGGCTAGCAAGAGACAGTGTTCTGAATCAGATGATATTTGTCCTATCTGTCAAGCTGAATTTCAGAAGCCTATTCTGCTTATCTGTCAG CACACATTTTGTGAAGAATGCATCTCTTTATGGTTTAATAGAGAAAAAACGTGTCCACTCTGCAGAACTGTTATTTCAGACCATGTTAACAAGTGGAAGGATGGAGCTACATCTATGCATCTACAGATTTTCTAA
- the RPS6KB1 gene encoding ribosomal protein S6 kinase beta-1 isoform X2, whose product MDHGGVGQYDLGMEHCEKFEISETSVNRGPEKIRPECFELLRVLGKGGYGKVFQVRKVTGANTGKIFAMKVLKKAMIVRNAKDTAHTKAERNILEEVKHPFIVDLIYAFQTGGKLYLILEYLSGGELFMQLEREGIFMEDTACFYLAEISMALGHLHQKGIIYRDLKPENIMLNHQGHVKLTDFGLCKESIHDGTVTHTFCGTIEYMAPEILMRSGHNRAVDWWSLGALMYDMLTGAPPFTGENRKKTIDKILKCKLNLPPYLTQEARDLLKKLLKRNAASRLGAGPGDAGEVQAHPFFRHINWDELLARKVEPPFKPLLQSEEDVSQFDSKFTRQTPVDSPDDSTLSESANQVFLGFTYVAPSVLESVKEKFSFEPKIRSPRRFIGSPRTPVSPVKFSPGEFWGRGASASASNTQTPVEYPMETSGIEQMDVTVCGEASAPLPIRQPNSGPYKKQAFPMISKRPEHLRMNL is encoded by the exons TGGCATGGAACATTGCGAAAAATTTGAGATTTCAGAAACTAGTGTAAACAGAGGTCCAGAAAAGATCCGACCCGAGTGCTTTGAGTTACTACGCGTACTTGGCAAAGGTGGCTATGGAAAG GTATTTCAAGTACGAAAAGTAACTGGAGCAAATACTGGGAAGATTTTTGCCATGAAAGTTCTTAAAAAG GCAATGATTGTAAGGAATGCAAAAGATACAGCTCATACAAAAGCGGAGCGGAATATATTGGAGGAAGTGAAACATCCCTTCATTGTAGACTTAATTTATGCCTTTCAGACTGGTGGAAAACTCTACCTCATCCTTGAGTATCTCAGTG GAGGAGAACTATTTATGCAGTTAGAGAGAGAAGGGATATTTATGGAAGACACAGCTTG CTTTTACTTGGCAGAAATCTCAATGGCACTGGGGCACTTGCATCAAAAAGGAATCATCTATCGTGACCTGAAGCCAGAAAATATCATGCTTAATCATCAAG GTCATGTAAAATTGACTGACTTCGGATTATGTAAAGAATCTATTCATGACGGAACAGTCACACACACATTCTGTGGAACAATTGAATACAT GGCCCCTGAAATCTTGATGAGGAGTGGGCATAATCGTGCTGTGGACTGGTGGAGTTTGGGGGCATTAATGTATGACATGCTGACTGGAGCA CCTCCTTTCACTGgggagaacagaaagaaaacaattgacAAGATTCTCAAGTGTAAACTCAACTTGCCTCCCTACCTCACACAAGAAGCCAGAGATCTGCTTAAAAAG CTgctaaaaagaaatgctgcctCACGTCTAGGAGCTGGTCCTGGAGATGCTGGAGAAGTTCAG GCTCACCCGTTCTTCAGACACATTAACTGGGATGAGCTGTTGGCACGAAAGGTGGAACCTCCTTTTAAACCCTTATTG caATCTGAAGAGGATGTGAGCCAGTTTGATTCAAAGTTTACACGTCAGACACCTGTTGATAGCCCAGATGACTCTACTCTCAGTGAAAGTGCCAACCAGGTCTTTCTG GGTTTTACATACGTGGCTCCATCTGTACTTGAAAGTGtaaaagagaaattttcttttgaaccAAAAATTCGATCACCTCGCAGATTCATAGGTAGCCCTAGGACACCAGTCAG cCCTGTAAAGTTTTCCCCTGGGGAATTTTGGGGAAGAGGTGCTTCTGCCAGCGCATCAAATACTCAGACACCTGTGGAATATCCAATGGAGACAAGTGGAATAGAACAAATGGATGTGACAGTCTGTGGAGAGGCCTCAGCACCACTTCCAATCCGGCAACCAAACTCTGGGCCATATAAAAAACAAGCTTTTCCCATGATTTCCAAACGACCAGAGCACTTGCGCATGAATCTATGA